In Chiloscyllium plagiosum isolate BGI_BamShark_2017 chromosome 39, ASM401019v2, whole genome shotgun sequence, one genomic interval encodes:
- the LOC122542140 gene encoding ferritin heavy chain, oocyte isoform-like, with protein sequence MASQVCQNYHKDCEDAVNKQINLELYSSYVYLSVSSYFDRDDVALRHFAEFFKEQSHEEREHAEKLMAFQNQRGGRVLLQDVKKPEQDEWGNGLEAMQRALQMEKDVNQSLLDLHKLSSGHTDPHLCDFLERHYLDEQVKMIKKLGDHITNLKRLGAPENGLGEYLFDRLTLGESD encoded by the exons AAGGACTGTGAGGATGCTGTTAACAAGCAGATCAACCTGGAGCTCTATTCCTCCTATGTTTACCTCTCCGTG TCCTCTTACTTTGACCGGGATGATGTTGCCCTGCGTCACTTTGCTGAGTTCTTCAAGGAGCAGTCCCATGAGGAACGGGAACACGCTGAGAAACTGATGGCATTCCAGAATCAACGTGGAGGCCgagtcctcctgcaggatgtcaaG AAGCCAGAGCAGGATGAGTGGGGCAATGGTCTGGAGGCAATGCAGAGAGCTCTGCAGATGGAGAAGGATGTGAACCAGAGTCTGCTGGATCTGCACAAACTCTCCTCTGGCCACACGGACCCTCAT ctgtgtgacttcctggagaggcactacttggatgagcaagtgaagatgatcaagaagctgggagatcacatcaccaacctgaagagactgggagcccctgagaatggcctgggagagtacctgtttgacaggctcaccCTGGGGGAGAGCGACTGA